Genomic window (Apis cerana isolate GH-2021 linkage group LG1, AcerK_1.0, whole genome shotgun sequence):
CACGCTCGATGACAAGGTATCACTGACCCGCGGCAGTCAGAGTACGCGGGGATACACGCGAGAGGATAGAGGATAGGTCTCGCTCGCTCCTTGGCCGCCACGCGCCACCGCGAGTGCTCGGCTGCCTGACTGCCTGCCTgactgcctgcctgcctgcgtGCCACGAGAGTGATCGTCGTCACAAGTGCTATGCGAATATGACGGTTGGCGAGGATACGGCGATCGCTCACGATCGAGGGGAAATCGCGATGGAGGCGATCCTGGTTCGCGACCAAAGGACCACTTCGCACAGAGTTCTCGAACATGGAACATCGCCGAATAACCCGATGGGGGCCGATGGCCCCAGCGTCGGGGCTACCGATACCAAATGGTACAAAAGCATTCTGGATAAGAGCTTCCTATACGAAGCTGCGATTAGTCCGACGATAGAGAGAAACGGTCGGAACGAGAGACGCTTATCCCGTGATTCCGCGTGTCCTGTACCTGCTTTTTACGACGATCGAGGGATACGATCGAGACGCAACCCATCGTCAGACGTCACCGCGACCACGTGGCTCAGTAAGTCAAACTTACTCCACTACACCCGACGAATACGTTTCGTATTTCGCCGCGCGCGCTCTTTTATCCAtttcctttcttatttttactttttatttctttatcttttctctCACGCTTCTCACTCGTATCATCGATGatattctctctttttgcCGATGATTcgttccttcttcctctcccccGAGATAACGAGAATTTTTAACTCGATAAGATTCCAACTTGCTCTTCTCGTTTATTGGCGCGCGATCGCGAAACGATGTTAACCACGTTCCTTCCTTGACGAGCAAGGGggaagaataaaagaagatttgTAAGAACACGAAAATTTTGACGGAAAGGAATCAATCGCGAAATCTCTCGTTTCGCCAAAATTTGATATCGCGTGATTAAAGGAGGGGGGGtgggggaaagaaaaatttgaatatctcgcAATTGTTCGAGATAATCGTAACGTTCGtacagattattattttatcttgaccGTTGTCGATATAAAAGTTGCATCCTCTTTCCTGTCGCAACGTGTTCTCTGAATTGATACACATGCAGATACGGCCCGCTATGAGATTCGCGCACATTGTTAACTgcatttgcatatttatatgtattcctTCCTATGTATTCGTCCTTACAGTTTTCTCGCTGCGATCGATTCCGCTTAACCACTCGTACCTTCGCTTCTCCTCGATCGCGCCTTCGATCTTACAACTAATCATATCAAGGTGAAAACTTAATTTGTCGTAACGTTAGAAACCGCACGGTCATCGTCGTATTTATTCGAAGCAATTAATAAGTCCGATTATGACTCATCCAGGTTTCGATATCGATGAAAACTCgggttcgatcgatcgaatttgaaCGCTGACACGAGACGAAAGATTACGAAAAACCGTGATAAAGAATAGTCGTGCAAGTGTCATTCATTAACGCTTTAACGTTTTCTCTGTTCGTTGGCTGCGTACGGTACGCATCAACGCACACCTGACGCTGACTCAGAGCAAAATCAATACTTTCTTACGTAATGATAGTACAGCATCTTTCCCTGACTCTccgtattcttcttcttccttcgctCCACGCTTTTACTTTTCTTCCTCGTTGAACGCGCCGAGTGGACGATCGAGTCACACGGAAAACGTTTGAAATTCGCCGGATTCGATGCGATTCGCCGctcttttccctccctccgaTTCCTCGTGCAAATTGGCGGAGTAAAACCGTGGCGCGGGGAACCGAGATCGGTTATTGCGACGAGTTTCGATTTCCTTCTCGTTCCAACGCGATTAACACGTCTggaatttcactttttcagACAGAgcgtcgtaaaaaaaaagaaagaaagaaagaaagaaacgaaagataaTCCACGCGTTTCGATTTAACACTTTGCCTCGTTAAACGTGCCtggcatttttcttttttttccttccttccttctttctttctcgattcttCCTCTCGACGTCACTTTTCAACGTGTCGATGAACGCGTTAGTCATTCATTCTCCTCGTAACGAAGCAGATCCTCCTTATCTAtttattcctcctcctcctcctcctcctgtttCGTTACTTCCTTCGAAATTCGATCCGCGCAAAAAAGTAAACCTCGCCCCCTCTTCTCGATGCTCGTAAACGAGTAAACGCTTGGTCGAGGACACGCGCGCGACGCGAAATCGGTGGAAAAAAATGCGGCGAGTTGGGTTGAAAGAGCGACATGCGCGCTCGACACACCCACCTGTTGCACGTTCCCCGAGTGTGCTCGGGGGAGTCTCGTGGTCGCGCCGCCTCGCGAAATTTTCGCGATTATCTGGTGCGCGATGAGAGGACGATCGATCGGTGGCGCGTTCGCGGAAACGGGAGGAAAGTGAAGAAATGGGCGggcaaaattggaaaattagcGGGAGGCGATAAATAAGGGGAAATaatggggagggagggagtaAATGAGCGAAGGGGATATATAGACTCGGGCGAGGATCGCGACCTACCGCAACGTAGCTCGGGTCCTCGGGCACAGACACGATCCGGACGATAAGGGGGTGGCGGGACGGGCGTAATGGGATATAATTGTCGCGAGCAATGCGAGGACAGTGCGTCATTACCGCATTTTTCACCATCTTCTTGCCGGCCAACAGCGGAGATGCGCTTGCACCGGTGTCCACCGGCTTTGCGCGCCTTACTTTTTTCCACGCGACCGCGGGTTCTCAGGAATTTCGTTGGAACGCCGAGTGTCGTCGTTGAGGTAGGTCCTAGGCTCTGCACACCACACGTATACAGGCCACTGGAAGGGAGGGAACGTACGaaagacgacgacgacggccaCCACCGTTAGATGACCGACGTCCGATGCaccgaaataataaatcgtgCCGCGTCGCGTCGCGATTCGATCCGACGTGTTTGAACTCGATGGCCGAGGGGAGAGATATTGGGATTGCGAATAAATTCGATGCAAGAATATCGGTGAGCTCGCGAGTGTCTCGCCACGGAGATAACGTACGGATGTGTAGTTGGTGCACGAAGCAAATCGGATGATGCATTCCAGCCTGCAAGATTGCACGTTACGAGGCACAGGTGGCTGTTCGGATTTCTTACAGCTTAAGAATGCGAACTTGCCGGACGCGAGGCACCTATCATCGTAATTCCCTCGGCGGACAAATTTGGCCGGGCACACGGAGGACACATCGTATGGCAATTAACTTTCAGCCGTGGAAAAACGTGGCGCAATTAAAGAAACTGGAGAAAGTACGTGGATGCGTATACTTTTGCGACGAGTAAGGAAATATAATCGCAGACGCGCCCCGATCGTTTACCCGGATCATGACAACTTCTGCTACGATAAAAATACTTGCCGCATTATCGAATAGACGTTTTTCCCCATACTTTTGTGCGTGTCTTAACGAGACACCGAGACAATCTTAGGCTAACGATATCGTTTCCACGTTTCGCTGCCCAACTCCTAATTGGCGCCGATCgcgtccctctctctctcttctttttctcaacCTTTTCTCGACCTTTCCAAAACTTTCGTGGAACGAGAGAGCCGTGGCTGAGTCGATGGAGGAGGAGAGCGCTCGGATCGAGTTTTTCGAAAGGTGGAAAAGCCGCGATCGAGCTTTTCCTCTCGAATCCAGCCTCGAATCAGCGGGGACGACGTCGGCCGCGAATCGAACGACGGCTGAAAGGAGCGATTCGTGCAATTACCGGGTAGCAGGAAGAAAGGATACGACCGTTAGACGGTGCGGATTTCACGGTTACTTCGGGGCGCAAACTTCCCCGCGGCAAATTACTCTCTCGCCGAGACGCGAAACGCACTTAAGAGCCGCTTATTAATATGCGTTAAGTGTCCGAGGTGTCTCCCTGCCTCCTCCTCGTCCCCTCCTTTTCGCTGTGtatccttctttctctttctccgtcCGCTTATTTTTCTCCTTGCGACTCGAGAACGCGTCCGTCATGCGCGTTGCATCACGCGTATAGCtgcacattaaaattaaattcgttagCGCCCGTACGATCGCACAACATACCTACATTTCCCTACGCAGTCCTTGATACGCACACCGTTACGCGCACACCGCACACCAGGACGTACGCTTTTCCCGACTCGTATCGCACCAACCTTTTCCAACTTACGACTTCGTATCTATCTCTGTACCCTACGTTACGATTCGATCGAGCCCTATTCCACAAATCCCTATACTTTTCGTCTCATAGTCAATGCCCGATAGACGGTAAATAATCGCTGTTCAAACGAATCGTGCGCGAGTATCCTACGGACGAGATGCGGCGAGGTATACTCGCTCGAAGCGCGCATACTggacgacgaggacgaggacgaggacgacgacgacgacgacgacgacgacgacgacggtgTTTAAACGAAGAAGGAGAGAACTCGGTACGCGGTAGACTGGCGGTGGTTATACATCCTTCGAATGCGTATACGCGACTGGTGATGGTTTGTCGTCGTAGCGGTGCACGTGATCCCAGGCCCCTCATCAAGGGTCGTAACTCGTGAAATAATGCGACGACGAATTCGCGTGGATGTAATTCGACGATCGGTGATCCCGAAACTGCCGGATGATCATAAGACGGTCCCGATCGAAATCTACCATTTAGGCGCTTACTATCGACGAAGACAGCATCCGGGGGtgggaggagggagaaggggAGAAGGTAGAAGCAACAAGCCGGAAGCTCCGGCATGATTTCTCTCGAGGGCATTTCTCTCCCCAAgagagtctctctctctctctctctctctcaaatcGTTGATTATACCACCGACTGAACTCGTTCTTATCTTCTTAATACACGGACAATTCGGTTAATAACGTAATAACCGCGGCAGTTATCCGTGAATTGGAAATAAGAGTATAGGAATCGATATACCGAACAAATTAATCCAACTGCTCTTTCCACGCTTCCCAACCATTCTTCTACGTTTCGCGCCGAGTTACGATTCTCCAGATACGATTCTCCCagggagaaaaataataagaaaaaataataataataaaccgaATGGAATCATCGATCCAAAGGTGAAATCGAATAAACGTGTCACGATATAACTGGATCGAAGACAATtcgtgaataatatatatatatatatacgaaatgaCGGTGAGCATGTAATCATTTCGGCTGTGTTCGATTTGACTTTCAGGGTTAGGCAGTCTTTTGGTGATCTTGCTGGTGGTCTCGGTGCACGGCGCTCCAGCGATGACCCTCGAGGACAGACGACTGAGCTCGACCCCCAAGTGGGTGAATCCTTGCGGCCTCGCGGCCGAAGATTTTACCGGAGATTTGGAAGTGGTGCAGCTTACGGACTCGCAGCTGCTGCATCAGGTCGTCGTTCAAGCGAAAACAGCGCTGATGCACGCCAAACTTTTTCGCGACGATTACGTGAGTACGCGTATTCTTATATCTTTCCCCCCTATTTCGAGAAGAGAGATCCGAATCAGCTCGAGAAAAGCGAGGAGCGATGACATGGTGAAAAATGGTGAAACGGTGTTCGCGACACGGGTTCGTCGTTTCCTATCGTTTTCGCGATTACATATTGGTGCGAGTTCGCGGCGATCGGAGACCAAGATGAAAAGTTTATCAATGGTTCAATAATTACTGACGTGACTTCTGGCGGGGGATCGGACGGGGAAAGGGGACATCGAGCGGAAGGCAGTTATGGCAGTACTTCCGGTCGTACGGCCGTTGATCGTAGAGTCGCACAGACCTTCGAAAGAGATCTCGGACTTACGAATCGTTTTTTCGTAGCCGCTTTCGTCGAGAATATGCTTTCGATATTCACGCcccgatattttctttttcccgatATTCTTCTAATCTCGACCAATGGCGTGGCGCTCGTGTTTTCGCGTATCGAGAAAAGTTGGCATTGGAAATGCGAATAAATTAACCGCGTAACGCGTAGATAGATAAcacgaaagaaaacgaaagtGGAGAGCGTGATGCAGATgtgaatgaaaatgaaaattttcgagatcGGTCGAAATATTTCGCGTAAATCCCAACAATGATTTGTTTTCGCTAAAATTCCTTTCTTGTTatcgtattaaatttctttcaattccacgattttatttcaaacttcttcaacttccttctttttcgcgCCTACTCGTTtcccccttcttcttcctctttttttaaatcgtcgaTAATTAAATCGTTACTACCACGTTGCTCGCtcgtaacaataataattcgtcTTTATCGAAGCAATTAAACGTTCCATCATCGATATTCGAATACTCGTTACCTCCATTTCCTCGCCGAATGGATTGGAAAGTGATCAAAATTACCCCGTTTCTCTTATTGCGAATATATTACgcgcaatttttattactcgtAATTGTGGATTGGAAACGCAAAGTGTTATAATCGCCGGAAATAAAATTGGttggaaacgaaacgaaagggaggggaggagaggcgTTATACACTCGGTAACGAGCATCGTTGCCATTTGTCAAGAATTGTACAAAGGCAAGTAACTCGTCGGTTTTTTTTCGCGAATATCATCAAACGTGTAAGCGATCttgagggaggaggaggaggaggaggaggaggaggaggaggagagagagagagagagaaatagattCGTGCGACCGCGCACGGAGatcctttcgtttcgaaagaatcTTCCCAGCCGATCGTGCCTTATTATCTCTAACCAAGGACAATAAATCACGGGACCGGGTTCGGCCTCTCTCGTTGCTCAAGGTTTCTCTTCTGAAACGATCCGAAAAAAGAGACGTGGAAACCGCAGGATCGAATCTACGGTTACACACGCGAAACTTTACTCTCGTTTTTTAGGATAGATTAAGATCGTCCGCCCCCCTAGTTATGCATCGTGCACACACATCGTGTCGACACATCGTtcgttttatatgtatatatatatatatacacgtatatatacgtatataaaatacataataaccTGACTCATCCGTCgctttctttatttacaattgCGGCATACTGTTACGCGTATgcggttttctttttcttccgatCATCGATTTTCGGAAGCgaaagcaaaaaaagaaagaagaaaagacagAATCGAGCGAAGGAGAATCGAACGGCCATCTCTTTacgagaagaaacgaaatattcgattctCTACGCTTATGCAGCCAATATTTGCCTACGCGAAGCGAGTGTGTACGACCGAGAGAAAATTAGCATTCATCGCGTGCGACCATAAAGGGTATTTGTgtgtctttctctctctctctctctctctctctctctctctctccccctccctcgtaCGCACAGGGCTCGTTCCGCCCTGTGGCCATTCCACCAAAGTCACATCGTTACATCATCGTTCCACGATACTCGATACCGATGTTTTCTAACTAAGTCAGCGCATAATCCGATATCGTTTCGTTCgccaactctctctctccttctccccgAATACTCcgtctttttctccctcttgtTGGGAAAACGAGCGTTGTTCGCGATATCGGGCAACGGGTTACGCCATTTACGAAGAAACGTGTTCCGCCGAATAGCGAAGGAATTATTCTCGTTCCCCTTTCGTTTTCGGCCACCTTTCTTCGTTTGCTTCGGTCCAAGGACCGACCATTGCTTCTTGCCGATACCGATTCTAGGCGACGCACTGTCTGGTGGTCCAGTGATGTCATCGGCCGTTATCGTCCCCGCACgtcgtagagagagagagaagatagATTAACCGTGGATACCGAGAAGCGGGCAAGTTCGTGAGAGAGTGAGATCCCGCGTGCACGTGGCGCGATTCGCGATACTACTATTTCGATCCGCGAATCGGCCGTGTTTATATTCCGATACGGTTTTAACCGAAGCTTGCTGGAAGAGGAATTCGAAACAGCCGCGACCACTACTATCGATACGCGATAATTAGATACGAAAACTCGTTTGCCAGGATgcatcgttcgttcgttcgttcgttcgttcgttcgttcgtgcgTTTTCGCCGTGTTGAAACATCGTTGGCGTTTTACACGGTAAACATCGGAGAGGATCGGTGTTGACGCGTCCTTGCGAGATGCTCGTGAACAAATCCGATATTCTGTTCTTCGTAGATAGGAAGTCCGACGTCTACGAGTCGCGTATACGCGCGTCGGTACGTGAAGGAATCGGATAAAATATCGGAAGCGGAGGATTCCAATAAATCAGAATCGGAAGCTGCCCCTCCCCGCCAAGGATGGGGCATCTATACACCACACCGGCACTCCGCCTGCATACTAAAGCGCACACCGGATATACAACCCGCCAGTGCATTTACTCACCTCGATACATTCAGTACGCACTACGACACGTAGTTTTCTGCTACTCCTTCGCCTGGATGTCGATCCGTACGCTTTCATTCAATGCTgacatgttctttttttttccccttccgatattcttatttctttcttctcctcgagaaaatcttattcttctcttcaattatcgtaatttctttcgttttgttTTTCCGGCGAAACGAAAGAACCGTCCGTCGATCTAAACTTTTAAACCGACAACCTGATACGTTTTCGTCCGTACAATTTTGTCCGTTCGATTCGAGAGAAGAATGgctctcgaaacgaaaatcactTGCGATTACTTGGATTCTCTGTTGTTCGGTCGGGGAAAGACATTTTTGGGGTAAATCGGGGTAAAtcgggaagggagggggagaggatcgATCGAGGGGAATGGAAATGGAATGGATTCGCATTCCTCGCTTTGTGTCCCGTGGAGTCGCGAGCAGGGAAGCGAGGCGGTTCGATCGGTTCGAGGCCGTCGCAccgaaattttataacttctaATAAGCGGTGGAGCGGTGAAGCCGCGCTAGAAGAAAGACCGAGAGGCTAATTGATTTTGACGGGTCCTCGGGAGTACCGCAGAGAGACCATACCTACTCTTGCCAGCCTACTTCCTGTCAGTTTTCAGCCCGGTTTTACGATTATTCGTGCCTCGGTGTGGCCGAGGAGACTTTTACGAGGCACAAAAGACCCGCGTCTCAGATTTGCTCGCCGCCAGTGGTTGTTAGCGACAATTCCTTTCATTCTTCCCCGtttcttctcccttttccTATTCGTTCTCTCGCTAAAACCTTCTCGTGACCGGCTTCGAACCGGCAACAATACGAGAAACCCACGCATTTCACCTGACCTGCGGAATATTCGCGACCCCTTCGTTTCTAAATCGATAAAACACGACCTTTTactccatcttttttttttccttccttccttccttccttccttcctttctttctttctttctttctttttaaccgGTCAAAACCGCGTTTTTCGTTACGGTCGattctctttccttcccccccccctcccccctctttttctttatcaacgATTAAGAGAAACTGAAACGAGACGAAATCGAATGGTATTTTCGCATTCGATGTGTTCGAGAGATGGAATTCGAGTAGTTGGAATTCGTCACGCTTTAAATTCGGATGGAAGAAACGAGATTGGAAGAAACGTGTGTGAGGATACATTTTAACGTGTATTTATTGCGGGAACGGTTCGCgtaaaataatcgtaaaatttatttaattggcCATTCGATCCCCCGGTTCGGTGAGGCTCGTCGTACGCTTCGTTCGAGAGCTCCCTGGACGGAATCAATGTTACACGGATTAGCGATAATAACGGTTCGTGACCGCTTCGTTTTAATCATCGTGTTGTTCAATGTTTCCAATACAAAGtctctatttttttcgaaaagccGCTATCCCCTCCGTGCCTCGTTGAAGGGTTTCGTAACGATTTTGGGCGTGGAAAAGGATCGATTACCGATCCAACGGAACCACTAGTTTTTCATAGTCGCGCGAGATTGCTACGATATTAACGAGAAATTAGCTCGCTTTCGTCTTTCGACATCATTTCCCTTTCCATTCTTTATACGCGTTTCACCTTTACGTGTCTTCCTTCCAGAAGCGTCTTATTCGTCTCATCGATGactttttccctctttcctgTTCCAATCATATCGAAAGTAAACGATTTATCGAGCACGTATTATTACCGACAGTCCGTACGGCTCTCAGGTTGCCGCATACTTTTCTAGTTGTTTGCTTGTCAAAGTATTATCGCGGTCTGCAGGTCGTGAGAGTAATATCGCGCGATGATTATTTCCATTCCATGGGCCAGATAAGGGACTTGGATAGCCACGTTATCTGGTGCGGGCCAGCTGGTCCAAGATGCGAGGTCGAAGACATGTTCGATGACATACATACCTAGCTGCTTATGTCACAGACTAAGATCGAATACGTACTTAAAGTAGTCAACGATCTTTAACGTGATTATCGATCGTATCGCGTTACCGAATTTCGATAACAACATTTCCGtacaaatagaaatatcgCGTCCGTTCTATCGCGGCTGAGCGATGGAGGCTGAAAATGACAAAAAGTCATTTCGATCATTTATCGTTGGAAACGTACATGTAAACCAATCGTCGAACGAATGTATTATtcgatcattttattttgattaaaatcccCAAAAGAAGGGGGCTACGACTGTAAAGCGGCGAGAATTTTCGCGGGAAACGGCGCGATTGGACGCGTGCCGTTGCGACCTTGCGATCGCGTTAGGTCCTTTTATATCAGGCTTCGAGGAACGAAATGGACGGAGCGGTGTCCCGAACTCGTGAGGGTTTCTCCCTTCTCCCTTCCTTCTCATTATCTCGTTTCCAGTGATTCATAACCGTCCAATCGGCACGGAGTATCCGAAGCTTGCAAAACTCGAATCTCGTTCGTCCCGAGATCTTTGGACCGCGAGCttccaatttaatttctcgGCTCGATGGATCTTGGCAATTTCTCGAATACGTACAGCAGCTCGGGGAAAAGAGGCGATGCGCGTAGCTCGAGGCGGGCGCGTGCTGTCCGGGATAGCATAGGGATAGTCGCGGCTTTGCCTTACTCATCATCCGTCAGCATGGCCTGTCCACTGTTCCCATCGTACCAGGAACGGGGGATATCGAGATCGCGAACGGGGAGGCGGCGTTGCCTCGTTTTAATCGGTGACTAAACTCGCTAACCTGTTATTGAACCATACTGCTCCCATAATGAAGGTGCAGTGagaaatttttgcatataGATGAACCGCCGCGATACTCGATGCGATCCTATCTCGCGCTAAAGACGTTCAAAATAAAGACATTTTAGCGTGTTCGATGGCCGATCATTGCTACCTTTGACGCCCGAATATAGGGTTATGTTCGATCGTGGCACAACAGTTAACgcgggaaaaaatattataattagaaccttgtttcgttaaaattttgttactttGCGCGCTCCCGTCGATTTTTTACAaccctcctcctttttctcgtCCTCCTCTCGCCGAGAGCTGACGTCCGAACGCTCGTCTATTTTTCAATCACGCGTATTCAATCTCTTTTTTCTGATTCTTTTATAGGCTAAAAGAACGTACAAAATCGACTTTGCCGATCTGCACTCCACCTTTAAAGATCAACATTACGATTGGCTTCCTGGCCCCAACGAAATTCCCAAGGAACTAGGAGAGAATCTGAATCAAGAATACCTCGACAGATTAGAAGTATGTACGGATAaccatctttttttctttctttttttcctttttttctcttcaccTTAATCGACCGGTTATCGctattacaaaagaaaaaagagaacttGAACTCGAGATTTGTCGACGTGAATGATCAACCTGCACTTTGCGTATAATCTCACAATTTtgcgtattataatttttcgttctttcgcTATAgctaaagagaaaattttagtttCGAAACGATCAAAAATGTCCGTATCCCGGCAAAATTCTCAGATATGGAAAATAATCGGAtgtatttttcgttttcgCAGCTCGATACAGCCCTCATCGACGCGTATGAATACATGCAAAAGTATGCCGTGGGTCTGGAACAGATAGTTTGGGATCAAGAGGATCTTCAACTTGAGTTTCGCAAGCAATTTAAGGAGACCGAATACAAACTGCGAACGgtgagttcttttttttccctctctctctctcaatatTCCAATACCTTTTggcgaattatttttattttttattttttatttcgcgttTACCCTTTATTCctctggtaaaaaaaaaaaaagaaagaaaaaagaaaagaaaaaaaaaaaagaaaagaattattgaacAACTTTCACAATGGTACCGAAATCTCACCGAATGCTATTAGCCTGAATCACGTTACTTGCATTGTCGCAAACGCGATAAAAAAGGCACTTTGCTTTTACGAGTTTGACGCAAAGTTTGCGCGACAAAACATTCGAGCCGCGTAAAAACGTTTATAGACTTATCGTCCATTCAACTGCAATTTGGATCACTGTTCTGTCAGCTTTTACCCGATCTCCCTTTAATTTCTCGGTTTCTCGTTTCTGTTCCTTCTTAACGGTTAACAGAGCaaaaaaaaacgtgaaaatattttacatacctttttcttcttttttaattacttttatttaattagtttcgcttcgaaatttcaagagagagagagagaaagagagagatcgatTCGATTCCCATAACATTGGAAAATGTACGTTTACAGGTGCTGTGCGAGCTGCAGGTAGCGCTAGTAGAACGTCAACTGTCGTCACGGCCAGACGTGACACGGGACATCATGAAGTCTGATTTCCGGAAAGTGTCATCTTCGGAGACGTTTCGAAATCTGCGCGATTGGCTGATCTTTCGGGATTACATGAACGGGCTGGAATACGTGGTACAGGTGTTCGAACACCTACGCCGTGGACTTCAATCCTGAG
Coding sequences:
- the LOC107992404 gene encoding uncharacterized protein LOC107992404 isoform X2, whose product is MTVGEDTAIAHDRGEIAMEAILVRDQRTTSHRVLEHGTSPNNPMGADGPSVGATDTKWYKSILDKSFLYEAAISPTIERNGRNERRLSRDSACPVPAFYDDRGIRSRRNPSSDVTATTWLRLGSLLVILLVVSVHGAPAMTLEDRRLSSTPKWVNPCGLAAEDFTGDLEVVQLTDSQLLHQVVVQAKTALMHAKLFRDDYLDTALIDAYEYMQKYAVGLEQIVWDQEDLQLEFRKQFKETEYKLRTVLCELQVALVERQLSSRPDVTRDIMKSDFRKVSSSETFRNLRDWLIFRDYMNGLEYVVQVFEHLRRGLQS
- the LOC107992404 gene encoding uncharacterized protein LOC107992404 isoform X1, yielding MTVGEDTAIAHDRGEIAMEAILVRDQRTTSHRVLEHGTSPNNPMGADGPSVGATDTKWYKSILDKSFLYEAAISPTIERNGRNERRLSRDSACPVPAFYDDRGIRSRRNPSSDVTATTWLRLGSLLVILLVVSVHGAPAMTLEDRRLSSTPKWVNPCGLAAEDFTGDLEVVQLTDSQLLHQVVVQAKTALMHAKLFRDDYAKRTYKIDFADLHSTFKDQHYDWLPGPNEIPKELGENLNQEYLDRLELDTALIDAYEYMQKYAVGLEQIVWDQEDLQLEFRKQFKETEYKLRTVLCELQVALVERQLSSRPDVTRDIMKSDFRKVSSSETFRNLRDWLIFRDYMNGLEYVVQVFEHLRRGLQS